The sequence CCTCGAGGAGTCCCATGTCCGCGATCGCCGTCCCGGCTCGCCGCCCTGTCCTGGCCGACGCCCTGGCCCCCCATCGCACCCGTCTGCAGGATGCCGGCCTCGTGCTCGCCGGCACCGGGGTCGTCGCGCTGCTGGCGCAGATCACCGTCCCGCTGCCGCTCGTGCCGATCACCGGGCAGACCCTCGGCGTGATCCTCGTCGGTGCCGCCCTCGGCTCGCGCCGCGGCGCGGCGGCGCTGCTGACCTACCTGCTGGTGGGCCTCGCCGGTGCGCCCGTGTTCGCCGGGTTCGCGGGCGGGCCCGCCTCGATGCTGTCTCCGAGCTTCGGCTTCATCCTGGGCTTCGTGCCGGCCGCATTCGTCGCCGGGTGGTTCGCCGAGCGCGCCTGGGACCGTCGCCCGCTGCTGTCCATGGCCGGCTTCGTCGCCGCCAGCGCGGTGCCGTTCCTGCTGGGCGTGCCCTACCTCGCGATGATCCTCAACGCCGTGATGGGCGCGGAGCTCGGCCTGGGCGGCGTGCTGGCCGCGGGCCTGTGGCCGTTCATCCCGGGCGGCCTGGTCAAGGCCGCGCTCGCCGCGGTGCTGATCCCCGCCGCCTGGCGCGGGGTGCGCGCCCTCGACGAGCGCGACTGACCGCGAGACCCTGCATGTCCCGGATCCCCTGGGAGCGCCGCACGGGTGCTGCCGGGGGATCCTGCATGTGCGGGCCTGCCGGGACGCGGCCGGCCGGGTGGTGCTGCCCGGGCCCGCGGAGCCGTGAGCCGTCGCGCCGTCAGCTGCTCAGCATCGCGGCCCGGACCAGGAGGGCGACGAGGCCGAGCGATGGGAGGAGCAGCACCGCGTTCCACACCTTCCGGTAGGACATCACCGCGATGAACTCGCGCAGCGTCGCGCTGGGCACGTAGTAGAAGGCCGTCGGACCGCCGATCGCCTCGTCGTCGTAGCCGAGGCCGCGGGCCAGAAGCGCGGCGCGGAAGGCGTGGTATCGGCTGGTCGAGACGACGTAGGGCCCGTGATGGCCGGCCTCGTCGAGGATCCGGTGGGAGAGGGTCAGGTTCTCCTCGGTGGTGCGGGACGCTGTCTCGGCATGGATCCTCTCGGCAGGGATCCCCGCCTCCTCCTGCAGGTATTCGGCCATCGCGGAGCCCTCGCTGCGGGGCTCGTCCTCGCCCCTGCCGCCCGAGGGCACCAGCAGGGGGTCGATCCCGAGGCGCAGCAGGCGCTCCCGCTCGGCGACGGCACGGTCGAGGCGGCCCCGCAGGAGCTTCGTGACCTGTCCGCGGATCAGGCCCGAGCCGTGCACGATGATCCCGGTGGTGCTCAGCTGCTTCGGGAACAGCTGATAGGGCACCGACGCGCACAGGAACACGAGGAAGGCGATGCCGACGTGCAGGGCGATCAGCGCCAGCAGGGCGCCGATCCCGAGGCCCGCCGGGGTCAGCGTCCGCGCGAGCGCCAGCGAGACGATCGGGGCGGCGAGCAGGGCGAGGCCCGCGATCCCCGAGAGCAGGTTGCCCAGCGACCGGCCCTCCTTGCGCACCATCGTCAGGCCGTTGGCGATGAGGAAGACGCCCAGCGCGACGACGCCGAGCAGGGCCAGACCCGCGGCTGCCAGCACCAGCAGGTCCCCGAGCGGCAGCGTGGTGGAGACCAGCCGTGCCATCAGCGAGATGCTCGAGTACAGCGCGATCAGCAGCAGCGCGCCGTTGCGGACCCGACGGCGATC comes from Brachybacterium faecium DSM 4810 and encodes:
- a CDS encoding uncharacterized conserved protein (PFAM: DUF218 domain), whose product is MLGAMVTTAFWWTIYLLVFRRDRRRVRNGALLLIALYSSISLMARLVSTTLPLGDLLVLAAAGLALLGVVALGVFLIANGLTMVRKEGRSLGNLLSGIAGLALLAAPIVSLALARTLTPAGLGIGALLALIALHVGIAFLVFLCASVPYQLFPKQLSTTGIIVHGSGLIRGQVTKLLRGRLDRAVAERERLLRLGIDPLLVPSGGRGEDEPRSEGSAMAEYLQEEAGIPAERIHAETASRTTEENLTLSHRILDEAGHHGPYVVSTSRYHAFRAALLARGLGYDDEAIGGPTAFYYVPSATLREFIAVMSYRKVWNAVLLLPSLGLVALLVRAAMLSS
- a CDS encoding uncharacterized conserved protein (PFAM: BioY family) is translated as MSAIAVPARRPVLADALAPHRTRLQDAGLVLAGTGVVALLAQITVPLPLVPITGQTLGVILVGAALGSRRGAAALLTYLLVGLAGAPVFAGFAGGPASMLSPSFGFILGFVPAAFVAGWFAERAWDRRPLLSMAGFVAASAVPFLLGVPYLAMILNAVMGAELGLGGVLAAGLWPFIPGGLVKAALAAVLIPAAWRGVRALDERD